In Desulfovibrio aminophilus, the following proteins share a genomic window:
- a CDS encoding sialidase family protein, whose protein sequence is MPTLSRRAERHVVIDRRPGHYLCFPDVCRADDGRLLVAYNEFDRHVGTRRRLLLRESADHGRSWSEPRILRAENGHCPRFSRLSSGQMTLSDDAGSLLFWSANQGRDWCSQHMAGVSHGLLDRILELGADTLLLTGHAARGGVALPATRQPLIEQMVYRSTNRGQTWAPWTVLARDPNLMLCEASMVRLPDGTILALMRENSFVYEPMYACVSTDDGDTWSEPRPTPLIGHRPTLGLTSGGGLLATYRNLGPDGGTAAWLGSVEELCSDFMVHGLAPSPGNPALTEDGLLIRNANGPEAPARYALRPITDPQRAVAELEARVLCRAAETNGCGLRFGVWWKIFPDRIVAELPDAEPVRLRRGRFQNIRLVYAGGVVSLFVNGRPRQEISVDARAADTRPMVFGTRHASEENGGEHVWQSLRLRITEPRYDRTYRWDWNAGQGLPDAQARARVLELANDRKASPPDYGYSGWCELPDGRFFCVFHHGGGDSPDYRPGFSSHVRGCWFEASDFDK, encoded by the coding sequence GTGCCCACGCTCTCCCGGCGCGCCGAGCGCCATGTGGTCATCGACCGCCGCCCGGGCCACTATCTCTGCTTCCCGGACGTCTGCCGCGCGGACGACGGCCGCCTGCTCGTGGCCTACAACGAATTCGACCGGCACGTAGGCACGCGCCGCCGCCTGCTCCTGCGGGAGAGCGCCGACCACGGCCGCTCCTGGTCCGAGCCGCGCATCCTGCGGGCGGAAAACGGCCACTGCCCGCGCTTCTCCCGGCTCTCCTCCGGCCAGATGACCCTCTCCGACGACGCGGGCTCGCTCCTGTTCTGGAGCGCGAACCAGGGCCGCGACTGGTGCTCCCAGCACATGGCCGGGGTGTCCCACGGCCTGCTGGACCGCATCCTGGAGCTGGGCGCCGACACCCTCCTGCTCACGGGCCACGCGGCGCGCGGCGGCGTCGCCCTGCCCGCGACGCGCCAGCCGCTCATCGAGCAGATGGTCTACCGCTCCACCAACCGAGGCCAGACCTGGGCGCCCTGGACGGTCCTGGCCCGCGACCCGAACCTCATGCTCTGCGAGGCGAGCATGGTCCGCCTGCCAGACGGGACCATCCTGGCGCTCATGCGCGAGAACAGCTTCGTCTACGAGCCCATGTACGCCTGCGTTTCGACGGACGACGGGGACACCTGGTCCGAGCCCCGGCCCACGCCGCTCATCGGCCACCGGCCCACCCTGGGGCTGACCTCCGGCGGTGGATTGCTGGCCACCTACCGCAACCTGGGACCGGACGGCGGTACGGCGGCCTGGCTGGGGAGCGTCGAGGAGCTCTGCTCGGACTTCATGGTCCACGGCCTGGCCCCCTCGCCCGGCAACCCCGCGCTCACGGAGGACGGCCTGCTCATCCGCAACGCAAACGGCCCCGAGGCCCCGGCGCGCTATGCCCTGCGGCCCATCACCGATCCGCAACGGGCCGTGGCCGAGCTGGAGGCGCGGGTGCTCTGCCGGGCCGCGGAGACGAACGGCTGCGGCCTGCGCTTCGGCGTCTGGTGGAAGATCTTTCCGGACCGCATCGTGGCCGAACTGCCCGACGCCGAACCGGTGCGCCTGCGCCGGGGCCGGTTCCAGAACATCCGGCTGGTCTACGCCGGGGGCGTGGTCTCCCTGTTCGTCAACGGCAGGCCGCGCCAGGAGATTTCCGTGGACGCCCGCGCGGCGGACACCCGGCCCATGGTCTTCGGCACGCGCCACGCCTCGGAAGAGAACGGCGGGGAACACGTCTGGCAAAGCCTGCGGCTGCGCATCACGGAGCCGCGCTACGACCGGACCTACCGCTGGGATTGGAACGCCGGGCAGGGGCTGCCCGACGCCCAAGCCCGGGCCCGGGTGCTGGAGCTGGCCAACGACCGCAAGGCCAGCCCCCCGGACTACGGCTACTCCGGCTGGTGCGAGCTGCCCGACGGACGCTTCTTCTGCGTCTTCCACCACGGCGGCGGGGACTCCCCGGACTACCGGCCCGGGTTCAGCTCGCACGTGCGCGGCTGTTGGTTCGAGGCGTCTGATTTCGATAAATGA
- a CDS encoding STAS domain-containing protein, with the protein MEFESAKQGKAVVIKAKGRMDAASAPEFEAECGRFIDQGETLLAVDLGGVDYLSSAGLRSILAAAKRLKARQGEIRFCGLSGMVQEVFSVSGFSSMFQVRPSLNDLLGD; encoded by the coding sequence ATGGAATTCGAGAGCGCCAAACAGGGCAAGGCCGTGGTGATCAAGGCCAAGGGACGCATGGACGCGGCCTCGGCCCCGGAGTTCGAGGCCGAATGCGGCCGGTTCATCGACCAGGGCGAGACGCTTCTGGCCGTGGACCTGGGCGGCGTGGACTACCTGAGCAGCGCCGGGCTGCGCAGCATCCTGGCCGCAGCCAAGCGGCTCAAGGCCCGCCAGGGCGAAATCCGCTTCTGCGGCCTCTCCGGCATGGTCCAGGAAGTCTTCTCGGTTTCCGGCTTCTCGTCCATGTTCCAGGTCCGCCCGAGCCTGAACGACCTGCTCGGCGACTGA
- a CDS encoding phospholipase D-like domain-containing protein, whose translation MTSLHWIFLTLATAADVWAACHALLTQRDPRAAWGWIAATLLLPGLGPVFYFLFGINRIEARGRKLRRRSPFDLQDPDGRLRPACPVSRLPDELDALAALTYAITGRSLTGGNSVEFLENGEQAYPHMLGAIERARERVYLSTYIFEANAVGRRFIKALEEAARRGVDVRVLVDGVGEWTQLPLAGSLLKRRKVPLARFLPPRLLPPSMNINLRCHRKILAVDGEIGFTGGMNIGDRYLAGRKWLKTRVTDTHFLLRGPVVAEMEDIFLWDWGFATGEDTAPHDHEDYVPADSTVCRCVLDGPNDPGNRLVEVYCAAISSARRRIRIMTPYFLPPREIVAALQLAVKRGVEVTVILPERNDTAVVHWAARHVLPHILNLGARVYYQPPPFAHTKHLVIDESYAVVGSANLDPRSLRLNFEMVLELFAHEPAQKLIAHFEKIRHVSRELTPADLAERNLPARLRDAFCWLFSPYL comes from the coding sequence ATGACCTCCCTGCACTGGATCTTCCTGACCCTGGCCACGGCGGCCGACGTCTGGGCCGCCTGCCACGCCCTGCTCACCCAGCGCGACCCCCGCGCGGCCTGGGGCTGGATCGCGGCCACCCTGCTCCTGCCCGGCCTGGGCCCGGTGTTCTATTTCCTCTTCGGCATCAACCGCATCGAGGCCCGGGGCCGCAAGCTCCGGCGGCGTTCGCCCTTCGACCTCCAGGACCCGGACGGGCGGCTCCGGCCCGCCTGCCCCGTCTCCCGCCTGCCCGACGAGTTGGACGCCCTGGCGGCCCTGACCTACGCCATCACCGGCCGCTCCCTGACCGGCGGCAACTCCGTCGAATTCCTGGAGAACGGCGAGCAGGCCTACCCGCACATGCTCGGGGCCATCGAGCGCGCCCGGGAGCGGGTCTACCTCTCCACCTACATCTTCGAGGCCAACGCCGTGGGCCGACGCTTCATCAAGGCCCTGGAAGAGGCCGCCCGGCGCGGCGTGGACGTGCGCGTGCTGGTGGACGGCGTGGGCGAATGGACCCAGCTGCCCCTGGCCGGAAGCCTGCTCAAGCGGCGCAAGGTGCCCCTGGCCCGCTTCCTGCCGCCCCGACTCCTGCCGCCGAGCATGAACATCAACCTGCGCTGTCACCGCAAGATCCTGGCCGTGGACGGGGAGATCGGCTTCACCGGCGGCATGAACATCGGCGACCGCTACCTGGCGGGCCGCAAATGGCTCAAGACCCGGGTCACGGACACCCACTTCCTCCTGCGCGGGCCCGTGGTGGCCGAGATGGAGGACATCTTCCTCTGGGACTGGGGCTTCGCCACCGGCGAGGACACCGCTCCCCACGACCACGAGGACTACGTCCCGGCGGATTCCACGGTCTGCCGCTGCGTGCTGGACGGGCCCAACGATCCGGGCAACCGCCTGGTGGAGGTCTACTGCGCGGCCATCAGCTCGGCCCGGCGGCGGATACGGATCATGACCCCCTACTTCCTGCCGCCCCGGGAGATCGTCGCCGCCTTGCAGCTGGCCGTGAAGCGCGGGGTGGAGGTCACGGTCATCCTGCCGGAGCGCAACGACACGGCCGTGGTGCACTGGGCCGCGCGGCACGTCCTGCCGCACATCCTGAATCTCGGGGCCCGGGTCTACTACCAGCCGCCGCCCTTCGCCCACACCAAGCACCTGGTCATCGACGAGTCCTACGCCGTGGTCGGCTCGGCCAACCTGGACCCGCGCAGCCTGCGGCTCAACTTCGAGATGGTCCTGGAGCTGTTCGCGCACGAACCGGCACAAAAACTCATTGCGCATTTCGAAAAAATCCGCCATGTGTCGCGCGAACTGACGCCGGCCGACCTGGCCGAAAGGAACCTGCCCGCGCGGCTGCGCGACGCCTTCTGCTGGCTCTTCTCCCCATACCTCTAG
- a CDS encoding MFS transporter — protein MIPPPESVGRLAALGRSFRHRNFRLYIFGQMISLVGTWMQGVALSWLVYRLTGSSLDLGLLGFTSQLPLFLLPLLGGALADRLNRRRILVGTQTASMLQAAVLAALTLTGRVELWQVYALAALLGCINALDMPTRQSFVVELVGKEDLHNAIALNSSVFNAARVVGPSVAGILVALIGEGWCFLLNSLSFVAVIIGLLAIRLPRRAPEASRASLLANVLEGCRFAWSTPFVRSALLLLGTGSMLGVSYVTLMPVFAGEVLHSGSRGLGILLGSAGLGSLAAALTLAARRGGAGLEKLVLGAAGGFGLSLLLFSLSRNFLLSALLLAPVGYCMIVFMAGTNTLLQLRTPDALRGRVMSLFTMMLIGMAPFGSLLAGTLAHLLGTPQAVGLCGTATLAVTVIFGKNILRLSA, from the coding sequence ATGATTCCCCCCCCGGAAAGCGTCGGCCGCCTGGCCGCGCTCGGCCGCTCCTTCCGGCACCGCAACTTCCGGCTCTACATCTTCGGCCAGATGATCTCCCTGGTGGGCACCTGGATGCAGGGCGTGGCCCTGTCCTGGCTCGTCTACCGGCTCACGGGCTCCAGCCTGGACCTCGGACTCCTGGGCTTCACCTCCCAACTGCCCCTGTTCCTCCTGCCCCTGCTGGGCGGGGCCCTGGCGGACCGCCTGAACCGTCGGCGCATCCTGGTGGGCACCCAGACCGCCTCCATGCTCCAGGCCGCAGTCCTGGCCGCGCTGACCCTCACCGGCCGGGTGGAGCTCTGGCAGGTCTACGCCCTGGCCGCGCTCCTCGGCTGCATCAACGCCCTGGACATGCCCACCCGACAGTCCTTCGTCGTGGAGCTGGTCGGCAAGGAGGACCTGCACAACGCCATCGCGCTCAACTCCTCGGTGTTCAACGCCGCGCGCGTGGTCGGCCCCTCCGTGGCGGGCATCCTCGTGGCCCTCATCGGCGAGGGCTGGTGCTTCCTGCTCAACTCCCTGAGCTTCGTGGCGGTCATCATCGGCCTGCTGGCCATCCGCCTGCCCCGCCGCGCCCCGGAGGCCTCCCGGGCCTCGCTGCTGGCCAACGTGCTGGAGGGCTGCCGCTTCGCCTGGAGCACGCCCTTCGTGCGCTCGGCCCTGCTCCTGCTCGGCACGGGCAGCATGCTCGGCGTATCCTACGTCACGCTCATGCCGGTGTTCGCGGGCGAGGTGCTCCACTCCGGCTCGCGGGGCCTGGGCATCCTGCTCGGCTCGGCCGGGCTGGGCTCCCTGGCGGCCGCCCTGACCCTGGCCGCCAGGCGCGGCGGCGCGGGGCTGGAAAAGCTCGTGCTCGGCGCGGCCGGAGGCTTCGGCCTGAGCCTGCTGCTCTTCTCCCTCTCCCGGAACTTCCTGCTCTCGGCCCTGCTCCTGGCCCCGGTGGGCTACTGCATGATCGTCTTCATGGCCGGGACCAACACCCTGCTCCAACTGCGCACGCCCGACGCCCTGCGCGGCCGGGTCATGTCCCTCTTCACCATGATGCTCATCGGCATGGCGCCCTTCGGCTCCCTGCTGGCCGGAACCCTGGCCCACCTGCTGGGCACGCCCCAGGCCGTGGGCCTCTGCGGCACGGCCACCCTGGCCGTGACCGTCATCTTCGGCAAGAACATCCTGCGCCTGAGCGCCTGA
- a CDS encoding A24 family peptidase: MTGGDWLLVLPAAILGLALGSFAGCVAHRWLAEVSILSPARSFCDSCGRTLTWGENIPVLSYLLQNGRCRGCGAPIGVRNLLIELACGLWFGILAWRFGPSWAFAVYGAFGWACITAAFIDLDSFLLPDFLTLPAAALAYPAAAWLLGRGWLEPLIGALAGAAFLWILRFAHMRLRKVEGLGLGDVKLMLSIGALTGPLALPLLFILAGVTALAAGVFYLRRPDADGLRTAVPFGPFLALAALILIAWKG; encoded by the coding sequence ATGACCGGGGGCGACTGGCTTCTGGTCCTTCCGGCCGCGATCCTGGGCCTGGCCCTGGGCAGCTTCGCCGGCTGCGTGGCCCACCGCTGGCTGGCCGAGGTCTCGATCCTCTCCCCGGCCCGCTCCTTCTGCGACTCCTGCGGCCGGACCCTGACCTGGGGCGAGAACATCCCGGTGCTCAGCTACCTGCTCCAGAACGGCCGCTGCCGGGGCTGCGGCGCGCCCATCGGCGTCCGCAACCTGCTCATCGAACTGGCCTGCGGCCTGTGGTTCGGGATTCTGGCCTGGCGCTTCGGCCCGTCCTGGGCCTTCGCGGTATACGGGGCCTTCGGCTGGGCCTGCATCACGGCCGCGTTCATCGACCTGGACAGCTTCCTGCTGCCCGACTTCCTGACCCTTCCGGCGGCGGCCCTGGCCTATCCGGCGGCGGCCTGGCTCCTCGGCCGGGGCTGGCTGGAGCCTCTCATCGGGGCCCTGGCGGGCGCGGCCTTTCTTTGGATTCTGCGCTTCGCGCACATGCGCCTGCGCAAGGTCGAGGGCCTGGGGCTGGGCGACGTGAAGCTCATGCTCTCCATCGGCGCGCTGACGGGGCCCCTGGCCCTGCCCCTGCTCTTCATCCTGGCCGGGGTCACGGCCCTGGCCGCCGGCGTGTTCTATCTCCGCCGCCCGGACGCCGACGGACTCAGGACGGCCGTGCCCTTCGGACCGTTCCTGGCCCTGGCCGCGCTCATCCTCATCGCCTGGAAGGGCTAG
- a CDS encoding zinc dependent phospholipase C family protein: protein MRKALTAVIGLVITILVLPGDALAWGPGVHLAVGGTILENLGLVSPFIADILARHRDLFLYGSISADIFIGKGSRIHDGHSHNWDTGFALLHSARDPGLRAYAYGYLSHLAADTVAHNYYVPNILAAAPQRGKLGHVYLEMQADRAVDWNPRRARRLFSGPSRAADGILLDTLHKNRLPFLFRKQVFKNSLRVCGRKTLGSSLDLIQRTMPWADSSAYLADMLDLSLRVVVDFFRLPQASPALALDPIGSRNLEMARRLSRKPAFRRSELPLRFQVDACLSCLPPLPGNESTRVWGLAANQ, encoded by the coding sequence ATGCGCAAGGCACTCACGGCCGTCATCGGCCTCGTCATAACGATCCTCGTCCTGCCCGGGGACGCCCTGGCCTGGGGGCCCGGCGTCCACTTGGCCGTGGGCGGAACCATCCTCGAAAACCTCGGCCTGGTGTCGCCGTTCATCGCCGACATCCTGGCCCGGCACCGCGACCTGTTCCTCTACGGCTCCATCAGCGCCGACATCTTCATCGGCAAGGGCTCGCGCATCCACGACGGCCACAGCCACAACTGGGACACCGGCTTCGCCCTGCTCCACTCGGCCCGCGACCCCGGACTGCGGGCCTACGCCTACGGCTACCTCTCGCATCTGGCCGCCGACACCGTGGCCCACAACTACTACGTGCCGAACATCCTGGCCGCCGCCCCCCAGCGCGGCAAGCTCGGCCACGTCTACCTAGAGATGCAGGCCGACCGCGCCGTGGATTGGAATCCCCGCCGGGCCCGACGCCTGTTCTCCGGCCCGTCCCGCGCCGCCGACGGCATCCTCCTGGACACCCTGCACAAGAACCGCCTGCCCTTCCTGTTCAGGAAGCAGGTCTTCAAGAACAGCCTGCGGGTCTGCGGCCGCAAGACCCTGGGCTCGTCCCTGGACCTCATCCAGCGGACCATGCCCTGGGCCGATTCCTCGGCCTACCTCGCCGACATGCTCGACCTGAGCCTGCGCGTGGTCGTGGACTTCTTCCGCCTGCCCCAGGCGTCCCCGGCCCTGGCCCTGGACCCCATCGGCAGCCGCAACCTGGAGATGGCCCGCCGCCTGTCCCGCAAGCCCGCGTTCCGGCGAAGCGAACTGCCGCTCCGGTTCCAGGTGGACGCCTGCCTGTCCTGCCTGCCGCCCCTGCCCGGAAACGAAAGCACGCGAGTCTGGGGTCTGGCCGCCAACCAGTGA
- a CDS encoding diguanylate cyclase: MERFFTLRYAALLGLLALLAALAFWNIRTLSALHQESVYFIDLSARQMALAQRLAADAARLDLADPEQRAQLAETLRKNAEFMANSHEMLTGEATRLPDLYRASEALRTVYYKPPFFLDQQVRRYLQTVRELLDEPDPARRAALRDSLLLAAREHLPEGLRQAARLYRDEAHERAAFLRGLGLGILALTLGLLFLDLFLIFRPLYRKVSDADRSLSEMARRMEEASRTDGLTCLPNRACMRETLERELSASRRYGNALSLLLLDIDHFSRFNTVYGHESGDRLLAEVALLLKNNLRLTDHVFRYEGEAFAVLATQTPLEGALALAEKLRRVIKGCAFGSQPLTLSLGLTAYAAQDDEENLLRRATQALKRAKDNGRDRVEVEPSAA; encoded by the coding sequence ATGGAGCGTTTCTTCACGCTGCGCTACGCCGCCCTGCTGGGCCTGCTCGCCCTCCTGGCCGCGCTGGCCTTCTGGAACATCCGCACGCTCTCGGCCCTGCACCAGGAGTCGGTCTACTTCATCGACCTCTCGGCCAGGCAGATGGCCCTGGCCCAGCGCCTGGCCGCCGACGCCGCGCGCCTGGACCTGGCCGACCCGGAGCAGCGGGCCCAGCTGGCCGAGACCCTGCGCAAGAACGCCGAGTTCATGGCCAACAGCCACGAGATGCTCACCGGCGAGGCCACCCGGCTGCCGGACCTCTACCGCGCCTCCGAGGCCCTGCGCACCGTCTACTACAAGCCGCCCTTCTTCCTGGACCAGCAGGTGCGGCGCTACCTCCAGACCGTCCGGGAACTGCTGGACGAACCCGACCCGGCGCGCCGCGCGGCGCTGCGCGACTCCCTGCTCCTGGCCGCCCGCGAGCACCTGCCCGAGGGCCTGCGCCAGGCCGCCAGGCTCTACCGCGACGAGGCCCACGAACGGGCCGCCTTCCTGCGCGGCCTCGGCCTGGGCATCCTGGCTCTGACCCTCGGCCTGCTGTTCCTGGACCTGTTCCTCATCTTCCGTCCCCTGTACCGGAAGGTCTCCGACGCGGACAGGAGCCTGAGCGAGATGGCCCGCCGCATGGAGGAGGCCTCCCGCACGGACGGCCTGACCTGCCTGCCCAACCGGGCCTGCATGCGCGAGACCCTGGAGCGCGAGCTGTCGGCCTCCCGGCGCTACGGCAACGCCCTGAGCCTGCTCCTCCTGGACATCGACCACTTCTCCCGCTTCAACACGGTCTACGGCCATGAGAGCGGGGACCGGCTCCTGGCCGAGGTGGCCCTGCTGCTGAAGAACAACCTGCGCCTTACGGACCACGTCTTCCGCTACGAGGGCGAGGCCTTCGCCGTGCTGGCCACCCAGACGCCCCTGGAGGGGGCCCTGGCCCTGGCCGAGAAGTTGCGCCGGGTGATCAAGGGCTGCGCCTTCGGCTCCCAGCCCCTGACCCTCAGCCTGGGCCTCACGGCCTACGCCGCCCAGGACGACGAGGAGAACCTCCTGCGCCGGGCCACCCAGGCCCTGAAGCGGGCCAAGGACAACGGCCGCGACCGCGTCGAAGTGGAGCCGTCGGCCGCATGA
- a CDS encoding phenylacetate--CoA ligase family protein, with protein sequence MPKKHRFLPHLQPEQIARIQDEGLRWTVAHAAKGSPYYRKKFKEAGVDPAGIRGLDDLRALPFTTAQDLQEGYPLPLLSVPEEEVVRIHASSGTTGKRKVLAYTQNDIETWKEMFARCYELAGLTPRDRVQICVGYGLWTAGSGFQLGCEHFGAMAVPVGPGMLDIQLQMLVDMRTTCLCSTASMALLMGEEVERHGLRGKLALKRCIFGSEAHTPKMRRQFERALGLEASFDISGMTELYGPGAGLECEARNGIHYWADLYIVEILDPATLEPVEPGKVGEMVVTSLRKEAAPLVRYRTRDLTRLLPGACSCGLCLPRHDRIQGRSDDMFIFRGVNVYPGQIAAVLEKFREFSSEYQICLRRKEGLDHMKVRLERLPGAEGDPDALAKAVSDEIRRQILVRGEVEVLVPGALPRSFSKTKRVVDDRDKE encoded by the coding sequence ATGCCCAAGAAACACCGCTTTCTGCCCCACCTGCAGCCCGAACAGATCGCCCGCATCCAGGACGAGGGCCTGCGCTGGACCGTGGCCCACGCGGCCAAGGGCAGTCCATACTACCGCAAGAAGTTCAAGGAGGCCGGAGTCGATCCGGCCGGGATCAGGGGCCTGGACGACCTGCGCGCCCTGCCCTTCACCACGGCCCAGGACCTCCAGGAGGGCTACCCCCTGCCGCTGCTCTCCGTGCCCGAGGAGGAGGTGGTGCGCATCCACGCCTCCAGCGGCACCACGGGCAAGCGCAAGGTCCTGGCCTACACCCAAAACGACATCGAGACCTGGAAGGAGATGTTCGCCCGCTGCTACGAGCTGGCCGGACTGACGCCCAGGGACCGCGTGCAGATCTGCGTGGGCTACGGCCTGTGGACCGCCGGGAGCGGCTTCCAGCTCGGCTGCGAGCACTTCGGGGCCATGGCCGTGCCCGTGGGCCCGGGCATGCTGGACATCCAGCTCCAGATGCTCGTGGACATGCGGACCACCTGCCTCTGCTCCACGGCCTCCATGGCCCTGCTCATGGGTGAGGAGGTGGAGCGCCACGGCCTGCGCGGCAAGCTGGCGCTCAAGCGCTGCATCTTCGGCTCCGAGGCCCACACGCCCAAGATGCGCCGCCAGTTCGAGCGCGCCCTGGGCCTGGAGGCTAGCTTCGACATCTCCGGCATGACCGAACTCTACGGCCCGGGCGCGGGCCTGGAGTGCGAGGCCCGCAACGGCATCCACTACTGGGCCGACCTGTACATCGTGGAGATCCTCGACCCGGCCACGCTCGAACCCGTGGAGCCCGGCAAGGTGGGCGAGATGGTCGTCACCTCCTTGCGCAAGGAGGCCGCCCCACTCGTCCGCTACCGCACCCGCGACCTGACCCGGCTCCTGCCCGGGGCCTGTTCCTGCGGGCTGTGCCTGCCGCGCCACGACCGCATCCAGGGCCGCTCCGACGACATGTTCATCTTCCGGGGCGTGAACGTCTACCCCGGCCAGATCGCGGCGGTGCTGGAGAAATTCCGGGAGTTCTCCTCGGAATACCAGATCTGCCTGCGCCGCAAGGAGGGCCTGGACCACATGAAGGTGCGGCTGGAAAGGCTGCCCGGCGCGGAGGGAGACCCCGACGCCCTGGCCAAGGCCGTGTCCGACGAGATCAGGCGGCAGATACTGGTGCGGGGCGAGGTGGAAGTCCTGGTCCCCGGCGCGCTGCCGCGCAGCTTCTCCAAGACCAAGCGGGTCGTCGACGACCGGGACAAGGAGTAG
- a CDS encoding thioredoxin domain-containing protein: MLRRWLVLVVAAVVLAGCAAKSPVARDSLREEIRKTLRENPDLVLDVVREHHEDVLRAVEQAARERHSQEQAERYAKALANPLKPAIDADRPMLGAPDAPVTIVAYSDFLCPYCARGAANIRRLLEKRPRDIRFFFKHLPLHPMSMELAETFEALALRDEALAWTFHDRAFAEGGKLESGGEDALKALLREIGADPARVARDRKDRRVADRIARDVQEAGSFNVDGTPSFLINGVLVAGAVPVEEMDAVVAAALKATADATICRDCPRR; this comes from the coding sequence ATGCTTCGTCGCTGGCTTGTTCTGGTCGTGGCCGCCGTGGTGCTGGCCGGGTGCGCGGCCAAGTCCCCCGTGGCGCGGGATTCCCTGCGCGAGGAGATCCGCAAGACCCTGCGGGAGAATCCCGACCTGGTCCTGGACGTGGTGCGGGAGCACCACGAGGACGTGCTGCGGGCCGTGGAGCAGGCCGCCCGGGAACGCCATTCCCAGGAGCAGGCCGAGCGCTACGCCAAGGCCCTGGCCAATCCCCTGAAGCCCGCCATCGACGCGGACCGGCCCATGCTCGGCGCGCCCGACGCGCCCGTGACCATCGTGGCCTACTCGGACTTCCTCTGCCCCTACTGCGCCCGGGGAGCGGCGAACATCCGCCGGCTGCTGGAGAAGCGGCCGCGCGACATCCGTTTCTTCTTCAAGCATCTGCCCCTGCACCCCATGTCCATGGAACTGGCCGAGACCTTCGAGGCCCTGGCCCTGCGGGACGAAGCCCTGGCCTGGACCTTCCACGACCGGGCCTTCGCCGAGGGGGGGAAGCTGGAGTCGGGCGGCGAGGACGCGCTCAAGGCCCTGTTGCGCGAGATCGGGGCCGACCCCGCCCGGGTGGCCCGCGACCGCAAGGACCGCCGGGTGGCCGACCGCATCGCCCGCGACGTGCAGGAAGCCGGTTCCTTCAACGTGGATGGAACGCCCTCGTTCCTGATCAACGGGGTGCTGGTGGCCGGGGCCGTGCCCGTGGAGGAGATGGACGCGGTCGTGGCCGCCGCGCTCAAGGCGACGGCCGACGCGACCATCTGCCGGGACTGCCCCCGGCGGTAG